From Sporosarcina sp. Te-1, the proteins below share one genomic window:
- the ftsY gene encoding signal recognition particle-docking protein FtsY, translating into MSFFKKLKEKITGTNESVTEKFKDGLSKTRNSFTSKVNDLVARFREVDEEFFEELEELLLQADVGVETVMELIDELKFEVKRKNIKDTAGIQSIISEKLVDIYNAGEEQINELNIQDGRLNVILMVGVNGVGKTTTIGKLAARFKAEGKSVMLAAGDTFRAGAIDQLVVWGERVGVEVIRQSEGSDPAAVMYDAIRAAKSRNVDVLICDTAGRLQNKVNLMNELEKVHRVIGREIEGAPHEVLLALDATTGQNALVQAQTFKEATDVTGIVLTKLDGTAKGGIVLAIRNKLNIPVKFVGLGEGMDDLQPFDPEKYVYGLFAEGLEREEE; encoded by the coding sequence TTGTCTTTTTTTAAGAAGTTAAAGGAAAAAATAACAGGTACCAATGAATCGGTTACAGAGAAATTCAAAGACGGGCTATCAAAAACCCGGAATTCATTCACGTCAAAGGTAAATGATCTTGTCGCTCGTTTCCGGGAAGTGGATGAGGAGTTTTTCGAAGAGCTGGAAGAACTTCTTTTGCAAGCGGATGTCGGTGTCGAAACTGTCATGGAATTGATCGATGAACTGAAATTTGAAGTGAAACGGAAAAACATTAAGGATACAGCGGGCATCCAATCGATCATTTCGGAAAAGCTAGTAGACATCTACAATGCCGGTGAAGAGCAAATCAATGAACTCAATATCCAAGATGGCCGGTTGAACGTCATTTTGATGGTCGGCGTGAATGGAGTGGGTAAGACAACGACTATCGGAAAATTGGCTGCACGGTTTAAAGCGGAAGGAAAATCGGTCATGTTAGCAGCCGGTGATACATTCCGTGCAGGGGCGATCGATCAGCTTGTCGTCTGGGGAGAGCGTGTCGGTGTAGAAGTGATCAGGCAGTCCGAAGGTTCCGATCCAGCTGCGGTCATGTACGATGCAATTCGTGCAGCGAAAAGCCGGAATGTGGATGTACTGATTTGTGACACAGCAGGGCGCTTGCAAAATAAAGTGAATCTGATGAATGAGCTGGAAAAAGTGCATCGTGTCATTGGCAGGGAAATCGAAGGGGCGCCTCATGAAGTCCTTCTGGCACTGGATGCGACGACCGGTCAAAATGCCTTGGTTCAGGCGCAGACCTTCAAGGAAGCGACCGATGTGACAGGGATTGTTTTGACGAAGCTTGATGGAACCGCGAAAGGCGGTATCGTCTTGGCCATCCGCAATAAGTTGAATATTCCTGTAAAGTTTGTTGGCCTTGGGGAAGGCATGGACGATCTGCAGCC